The DNA region TCGCGAGGAGCTCCTTGCCGAGCAGGGGGCGCTGCAGGTCCGGCGCGCCGAGGAGGAGGTGCGCCGCGAGCACCTCGGCGCCCGCATCCTCGAGCTGCGCGGGCTGCCGCCCGAGCAGCTCCTCGCCGCGGAGGCGCTCGCCGGGCTGCTCGCCTCCCCCGTCGCCACGCTGGAGGAGAGCCACCGGGAGCTCGGGCGCCAGATCGAGGCGCTCGGGCCGGTCAACCTCGCGGCGATCGGCGACCAGCAGGAGCTCCAGGACCGGCTGACCGCGCAGCGGGCGCAGCAGCAGGACCTCGAGAAGGCCTCGCAGGACCTGCGCCAGGCGATCTCCAGGATCAACGCGACGTCCCGGGAGAAGTTCCTCGAGACGTTCGAGCAGGTCAACGAGAAGTTCCAGGAAACCTTCCCGCAGCTGCTCGAGAACGGGCACGCGCTGCTGCGCCTCGTCGAGGGGGAGGACCCGCTGGAGGCCGGCGTCGAGATCCTCGCGCAGCCGGCCGGCAAGAAGCTCAAGCACATCTCGCTGCTCTCCGGCGGCGAGCAGGCGCTGACGGCCATCGCCCTGCTGCTGGCGATCTTCATGGTCAAGCCCTCGCCCTTCTGCCTGCTCGACGAGGTCGACGCGCCCCTGGACGAGTCGAACATCATGCGCTTCCTGCGCGTGCTGCGCCGCTCGGCGAGCAGCTCGCAGCTGGTCATGATCACCCACAACAAGCGCACGATGGAGAACGCCAACCACCTCGTCGGCGTCACCATGGCCGACCCCGGCGTCTCGCGCCTGATCTCCATCCAGCTGCGCGAGCAGCAGGCGCAGGCCTCCTAGGGCGCGCTCGCGTGCTCGGGGGGACGCAGAAGACCGGGCTGTTCGCGCGGCTGCGCGCGGGCCTCGCCCGGACGCACGACGGCTTCATCAACAAGGTCGAGCGGCTGGTCCTGCGGCGCAACCGCGTCGACGCCGAGCTGCTCGACGAGCTCGAGGAGCTCTACCTGCAGGGCGACGTCGGGCCCCGCACCACCGAGGAGCTCATGGAGCGGCTGCGCCGCGCCGTCGCCCGCGGCGAGCTGCGCGCGCCGGAGGAGGTCCTCGCCTTCCTCAAGGCGCAGGCGCGGGAGATCCTGGCCGCCTGCGCGGGGCGCATCGAGCTGCCCGAGCGCGGGCTCGGCGTGATCCTGGTCGTCGGCACCAACGGCTCGGGCAAGACCACCACCGTCGCCAAGCTCGGCCGTCGCCTCCAGCGCGAGGGCCGCCGCGTGCTGCTGGCCGCGGCCGACACCTTCCGCGCCGCGGCCGCCGACCAGCTCGAGGTCTGGGGCGAGCGCACCGGGCTCGAGGTCGTCTCCCAGAAGCCCGGCTCCGACCCGGCCGCCGTCGTCTACGACACGATCAACGCCGCTCTCGCGCGCGGCTACGACACGGTCATCGCGGACACCGCGGGGCGCATGCACACGAAGGTCAACCTCATGGAGGAGATGAAGAAGATCCGGCGCACCGCCGCCAAGCTCGTCCCCGGCGCCCCGCACGAGACGCTGCTGGTCCTGGACGCCACCACGGGCCAGAACGCCTACTCCCAGCTGCGGCTGTTCCACGAGGCGGTCGGGCTCACCGGGCTCGTCCTGACCAAGCTCGACGGCACGGCACGCGGCGGGGTCGTCCTCGGGCTGGCGCGCGAGTTCCCCGTGCCGGTGAAGCTCGTCGGCGTCGGCGAGAAGGTGGAGGACCTGCAGGACTTCGACCCCGAGGCGTTCGTCGAGGCGCTCTACGCCCCGGCCCCGGCCTAGAGCGCGAGCAGCTTCCTCACGAGATCGACGAGGACGGCGCCCCGGTCCCCCTTGAGGAAGACCCCCTGGAGCGGCGCGATCCGCCGCAGCGGCTCGATGAGCCGCTCGTCGACCGAGCAGGCGACGACCGGCGTCTGCGCGCCGCGCTCGAGGCGCAATGCGCGGAAGAACCGCTCCCCGTTCATCTCGGGGAGCACCATGTCGAGCAGGATCAGGTCGATCGGCCCGGCCCCATCCACCAGGGCCAGGCCCTCCGCGCCGGTGGCCGCCCGCAGCAGCCGCAGCCCGAGGCCGTCGAGCAGGATCCGGTAATACTCGGCGATGTCGCTGTCGTCCTCGACGATCAGCAGCGTCCGCACGCCCCGGCCGCCCCTACGAGAGCTTCTCGATCTTCGCCGCGGCGCGCAGTTCCTTGACCAGGGCCTCG from bacterium includes:
- a CDS encoding AAA family ATPase, which produces RDRVEALLAAAQERHRALSGTARETEERLRQLRQRREELLAEQGALQVRRAEEEVRREHLGARILELRGLPPEQLLAAEALAGLLASPVATLEESHRELGRQIEALGPVNLAAIGDQQELQDRLTAQRAQQQDLEKASQDLRQAISRINATSREKFLETFEQVNEKFQETFPQLLENGHALLRLVEGEDPLEAGVEILAQPAGKKLKHISLLSGGEQALTAIALLLAIFMVKPSPFCLLDEVDAPLDESNIMRFLRVLRRSASSSQLVMITHNKRTMENANHLVGVTMADPGVSRLISIQLREQQAQAS
- the ftsY gene encoding signal recognition particle-docking protein FtsY, whose protein sequence is MLGGTQKTGLFARLRAGLARTHDGFINKVERLVLRRNRVDAELLDELEELYLQGDVGPRTTEELMERLRRAVARGELRAPEEVLAFLKAQAREILAACAGRIELPERGLGVILVVGTNGSGKTTTVAKLGRRLQREGRRVLLAAADTFRAAAADQLEVWGERTGLEVVSQKPGSDPAAVVYDTINAALARGYDTVIADTAGRMHTKVNLMEEMKKIRRTAAKLVPGAPHETLLVLDATTGQNAYSQLRLFHEAVGLTGLVLTKLDGTARGGVVLGLAREFPVPVKLVGVGEKVEDLQDFDPEAFVEALYAPAPA
- a CDS encoding response regulator, which produces MRTLLIVEDDSDIAEYYRILLDGLGLRLLRAATGAEGLALVDGAGPIDLILLDMVLPEMNGERFFRALRLERGAQTPVVACSVDERLIEPLRRIAPLQGVFLKGDRGAVLVDLVRKLLAL